cttcactcacgccgccaaacttacccttgtaaaactgactatcttaccgatcctcgacttcggcgatgtcatctacaaaatagcttccaatactctactcagcaaactggatgcagtttatcacagtgccatccatatTGTTGGtgctaaagcaccttataccacccaccactgcgacttgtatgctctagtcggctggccctcgctacatgttggtcgccagacccactggctccaggtcatctacaagtccatgctaggtaaagctctgccttctcagttcactggtcacgatggcaacacccacccgtagcacgcgctccagcaggtgtatctcactgatcatccctaaagccaaaacctaatttggccacctttcctttcagttctctgctgcctgcgactggaacgaattgcaaaaatctctgaagttggagacttttatctccctcaccaactttaaacatctgctatctgagcagctaaccgatcgctgccgctgtacatagtccatcggtatatagcccacccaatttacctacctcatccccgtactgtttttatttatttacttttctgctcttttaaacaccaatatctctacctgtatatgaccatctgatcatttatcactccagtgttaatctgataaattgtaattattcactcctatggcctatttattgcctacctcctcatgccttttgcacacaatgtataaagattattttttttctactgtgttattaacttgttaattgtttactccatgtgtaactctgtgttgtctgttcacactgctttgctttatcttggccaggtcgcagttgcaaatgagaacttgttctcaactagcctacctggttaaataaagacgaaataaaataaaaagtgggtAAAACGGTATGTAAATCTTATTAGACCAGTGTACAAtcactatgtacatagggcagatATAATTCTACATGAGTTAGTTTTCATAAACTACACGAGTTATGGTATATTTTCATTATGCCTAAATCGTTGTTACTTCAAATAATGATATTATTGAATTGTTTTTGGTTTTTGTAAACGAGCGGATATGACGTTCAGTCTGGTGAACACCCTTTGCGGATGTAAATTTGTGGCGTTCATGTGccagtcggaactaggaaactcagaAATGTCCGACTTGCTGACTGGTTGAAAGCGGCACGTGTACATAAGTACGACTATCACGTGAACGCGGCAACGGAAGCAGAAACACACATGTGTTGTAGCGGTTCTTATTATACCTCCGAGGTCGTAGCTGGACAAACATTTATACAAACGAACTGAATCCACATAACATTGAAGAAGAGGCGCCAGCTACATCATGAATGATTTTGGAAGCTACCCTCCGCCGAACTTTGTCTCTCCTCCGGGTTCGATGGTGAGTCCGCCAACGTTCCTTCCACCTCCGAGCAACTTCCAGCCCGGTATGTGGAACTGGTACGAGCCACCGTCCGAGCCGTGGAGATACAACGGCCAGGGAGAACACTGGAACTGCGGCCCCGGACCAGGTCGACCCAGAGGCTCATATGGTGGGTATTATACTAACTAGGAGAGTTATGGTTCTAGCAGCGGCCTGGTAAAGAGGCTTCTTTGCACGGTCCCTAGGTTGACACGTGCCTGGCTGAGAGCCCCTGGTGGTCTACTATGACCTATACCAATCAGGTCTGTTGAAGTAAACCCTCATGACGCCAGTTAGTGGGGTAGGTCAGTAGGGCTGACCAAGCTTGGCCCCGTgtaatttatttattcatttttatttcaccttcatttaaccaggtaggctagttgagaacaggttctcatttgcaactgcgacctggccaagataaagcatagcagtgtgaacagacaacacagagttacacatggagtaaacgattaacaagtcaataacacagtagagaaaaagtggagtctatatacattgtgtgcaaaaggcatgaggaggtaggcgaataattacaattttgcagattaacactggagtgataaatgatcagatggtcatgtacaggtagagatattggtgtgcaaaaga
The genomic region above belongs to Oncorhynchus gorbuscha isolate QuinsamMale2020 ecotype Even-year unplaced genomic scaffold, OgorEven_v1.0 Un_scaffold_1476, whole genome shotgun sequence and contains:
- the LOC124022896 gene encoding nuclear fragile X mental retardation-interacting protein 1-like, translated to MNDFGSYPPPNFVSPPGSMVSPPTFLPPPSNFQPGMWNWYEPPSEPWRYNGQGEHWNCGPGPGRPRGSYGQNFHRGRGRQDYGRPNNLGKKQKNKKEPEFSHFCDPCDRGFKNQDKYDQHVSEHVK